Proteins co-encoded in one Halorussus vallis genomic window:
- a CDS encoding twin-arginine translocation signal domain-containing protein: MSRRTVLKRSALAAGAVGLGGSAVTTGAGQEDSPTSMRALMYLDQVYSLARFQVVSPSLDWTPEFGSLPENVPRPINENYQTRVIKYQNTNERVLFFPRADAEIDESVTYALTNVRGFAADDPNERINRVVQVRFSPASEVDWPGEENGTTTGGQTTTPGAGGETNATQNG, translated from the coding sequence ATGTCTCGGCGAACAGTGCTGAAACGGAGCGCGCTGGCGGCGGGCGCGGTGGGTCTGGGCGGTTCGGCCGTCACCACCGGGGCCGGACAGGAGGACTCGCCGACGTCGATGCGGGCGCTGATGTACCTCGACCAGGTGTACTCGCTCGCCCGATTCCAGGTCGTCTCGCCGTCGCTGGATTGGACGCCGGAGTTCGGGTCGCTGCCGGAGAACGTTCCTAGACCCATCAACGAGAACTACCAGACGCGGGTCATCAAGTATCAGAACACCAACGAGCGCGTGCTGTTCTTCCCGCGCGCCGACGCGGAGATCGATGAATCAGTGACCTACGCGCTCACGAACGTCAGAGGGTTCGCGGCCGACGACCCGAACGAGCGAATCAACCGCGTCGTACAGGTCCGATTCAGTCCGGCCTCGGAAGTGGACTGGCCGGGCGAGGAGAACGGAACGACGACCGGCGGCCAGACGACGACCCCGGGCGCGGGCGGCGAAACCAACGCGACGCAGAACGGCTGA
- a CDS encoding DNA polymerase II large subunit — MREADERYFERLESGLDEAFDVAETARASSGDPKPEVEIPVAKDMADRVENILGIEGVAERVRELEGEMSREEAALELAEDFAEGRVGDYETREGKVEGAVRTAVALLTEGVVAAPIEGIDRVELLENDDGTEFVNVYYAGPIRSAGGTAQALSVLVADYTRTLIGVEEYQARTEEVERYAEEINLYDKETGLQYSPKDKESKFIAKNMPIMLDGEATGDEEVSGFRDLERVDTNNARGGMCLVLAEGIALKAPKIQRYTRNLEEVDWPWLQDLIDGTIGKDDGDDEAADESDADAEDADAEDADAKEPEETGPTRVEPAKKFLRDLIAGRPVFGHPSEAGGFRLRYGRARNHGFATAGVHPATMHLVDDFLATGTQIKTERPGKAAGVVPVDSIEGPTVKLANGDVRRIDDPAEALEVRNGVEAILDLGEYLVNFGEFVENNHPLAPASYTFEWWRQDLEAAGADVQALADSPTVDLEDPSAEEAVEWATEYDCPLHPKYTYLWHDVPVEGFEALADAVAAADRVGETDGEFGAAGEVDDALVVENTDLVRRTLESLLVRHTQVEEEIRIPDWKPLALSLGLSADREKTWDELSARAREWGEDEPGDNAMEAAREVAPFALRERAPTRIGNRMGRPEKSESRDLSPAVHTLFPIGEAGGSQRDVAAAAKHAPDMSSTPGRVEVQVGRRECEDCGDHTFKTKCPECDGNTFPHFTCPDCDSVVELDESGRAVCDRCEVEATPVEFRTIDINEEFRSAMESVGERENAFDTLKGVKGLSSSYKTPEPIEKGVLRAKHGVSSFKDGTVRYDMTDLPVTSVRPSELDVTADQLRALGYERDIHGDELRHDDQLVELRVQDVVLSDGAAEHMLKTADFVDDLLEQYYGLEPYYEMDERQELVGELVFGMAPHTSAAVVGRIIGFTSAAVGYAHPYFHAAKRRNCFHPETKVWYEDESDEWHYEEIQKLVEERLEDPREDDFGALVEELDGDVLVPSIDEDGDRVPKPVEAVSKHPAPDHLLEIETRSGRELTVTPDHSMRRWAPGGVEEVDARELDPGDEIPSPKNVEFAGERTEVDLLEEFLSTDAIPNDDLVIRGLGADRIRNLFDSATDDEGYLQPVAERLDKSSSSVYNWVDRDSVPASVFVTLFGERETLEMLSEDVSLGVRRDTASVSRILEVDRDVAKVLGYYAAEGFTRREAGEFYQTTICSPDDEPRDHVVETLERELSVTPYEENEWKVTTSSRLVAALFSDILDAGVVAETKRIPDCVMTAPKPVLREFLRAYFSGDGSASSDRIDIRAYTVSDELKEDLVAALKRFGVACKTYTETRRPSTGAVAEFYGDDRVPEFESWVLKVTSENAAKFADAIGFDLERKSETLATALETTPVRSQRLFGDGGDIWLDEVASVEVVESDVAHTYSLTVADTHTLVANDLFVGQCDGDEDCVMLLMDGLLNFSKEFLPDKRGGQMDAPLVMSSRIDPSEIDDEAHNMDVVREYPREFYEATLRMEDPDDWEDEVTIAEANLGTDREYTDFHHTHDTSNLALGPDLSAYKTLGSMMDKMDAQLELARKLRAVDETDVAERVIEYHFLPDLIGNLRAFSRQETRCLDCGEKYRRMPLTGECRECGGRVNLTVHQGSVNKYMDTAIQVAEKYDCREYTKQRLAILDRNLESVFENDKNKQSGIADFM; from the coding sequence ATGCGGGAGGCAGACGAACGCTACTTCGAGCGCCTCGAATCGGGCCTAGACGAGGCGTTCGATGTCGCCGAGACCGCTCGCGCGAGTAGCGGCGACCCCAAGCCCGAAGTCGAGATTCCGGTCGCGAAGGACATGGCCGACCGCGTCGAGAACATCCTCGGCATCGAGGGCGTCGCCGAGCGCGTCCGCGAACTCGAGGGCGAGATGTCCCGCGAGGAGGCCGCCCTCGAACTCGCCGAGGACTTCGCGGAGGGTCGGGTCGGCGACTACGAGACGCGCGAGGGGAAGGTCGAGGGCGCGGTTCGCACCGCGGTCGCCCTGCTCACCGAGGGCGTCGTGGCCGCGCCCATCGAGGGCATCGACCGGGTGGAACTGCTCGAAAACGACGACGGCACCGAGTTCGTCAACGTCTACTACGCCGGGCCGATTCGCTCGGCGGGCGGGACCGCCCAGGCGCTGTCGGTGCTGGTCGCCGACTACACCCGGACGCTCATCGGCGTCGAGGAGTACCAGGCCCGCACCGAGGAGGTCGAGCGCTACGCCGAGGAGATAAACCTCTACGACAAGGAGACGGGCCTCCAGTACTCGCCGAAGGACAAGGAGTCGAAGTTCATCGCGAAGAACATGCCCATCATGCTCGACGGCGAGGCGACGGGCGACGAGGAGGTTTCGGGGTTCCGCGACCTCGAACGCGTCGACACCAACAACGCCCGCGGCGGCATGTGTCTGGTGCTCGCGGAGGGCATCGCGCTCAAGGCGCCCAAGATCCAGCGTTACACTCGGAACTTAGAGGAGGTCGACTGGCCGTGGCTCCAGGACCTCATCGACGGAACCATCGGCAAGGACGACGGCGACGACGAGGCTGCCGACGAGAGCGACGCCGACGCCGAGGACGCGGACGCCGAGGACGCGGACGCCAAGGAACCCGAGGAAACCGGCCCGACGCGGGTCGAACCCGCCAAGAAGTTCCTCCGGGACCTCATCGCCGGTCGCCCGGTCTTCGGCCACCCGAGCGAGGCCGGCGGCTTCCGCCTGCGCTACGGGCGCGCGCGCAATCACGGGTTCGCGACCGCGGGCGTCCACCCCGCGACGATGCACCTCGTCGACGACTTCCTCGCGACGGGGACCCAGATAAAGACCGAGCGCCCCGGCAAGGCCGCGGGCGTGGTCCCCGTCGACTCCATCGAGGGGCCGACGGTCAAACTCGCCAACGGCGATGTCCGGCGCATCGACGACCCCGCAGAGGCCCTGGAGGTCAGAAACGGCGTCGAGGCGATACTCGACCTCGGGGAGTACCTCGTCAACTTCGGCGAGTTCGTCGAGAACAACCACCCGCTCGCGCCCGCCTCCTACACCTTCGAGTGGTGGCGCCAAGACCTCGAAGCCGCCGGGGCCGACGTCCAGGCGCTGGCCGACTCCCCCACCGTGGACCTCGAAGACCCGAGTGCCGAGGAGGCCGTCGAGTGGGCGACCGAGTACGACTGCCCGCTCCACCCGAAGTACACCTACCTTTGGCACGACGTCCCCGTCGAGGGTTTCGAGGCGCTGGCCGACGCGGTCGCCGCCGCCGACCGCGTCGGCGAAACGGACGGCGAGTTCGGCGCCGCCGGCGAAGTCGACGACGCCCTCGTCGTCGAGAACACCGACCTCGTCCGCCGGACGCTCGAATCCCTGCTGGTGCGCCACACCCAGGTCGAGGAGGAGATTCGCATCCCCGACTGGAAGCCCCTCGCGCTCTCGCTCGGCCTCTCGGCCGACCGCGAGAAGACGTGGGACGAACTCTCGGCACGCGCCCGTGAGTGGGGCGAAGACGAACCGGGCGACAACGCGATGGAGGCCGCCCGCGAGGTCGCGCCGTTCGCTCTCCGCGAGCGCGCGCCGACCCGCATCGGCAACCGGATGGGCCGCCCCGAGAAGTCCGAGAGCCGCGACCTCTCGCCGGCGGTCCACACGCTCTTTCCCATCGGCGAGGCCGGCGGGAGTCAGCGCGACGTGGCCGCGGCCGCCAAGCACGCGCCCGACATGTCCAGCACGCCCGGACGCGTCGAGGTGCAGGTCGGCCGCCGCGAGTGCGAGGACTGCGGCGACCACACCTTCAAGACGAAGTGCCCGGAGTGCGACGGCAACACCTTCCCGCACTTCACCTGCCCCGACTGCGACTCGGTGGTCGAACTCGACGAGTCGGGCCGAGCGGTCTGCGACCGCTGTGAGGTCGAGGCCACGCCGGTCGAGTTCCGGACCATCGATATCAACGAGGAGTTCCGGTCGGCCATGGAGTCGGTCGGCGAGCGCGAGAACGCCTTCGACACCCTCAAAGGCGTCAAGGGGCTGTCGTCGTCGTACAAGACGCCCGAACCCATCGAGAAGGGCGTCCTCCGGGCGAAACACGGCGTCTCGTCGTTCAAGGACGGCACCGTCCGCTACGACATGACCGACCTGCCCGTGACCAGCGTCCGGCCCTCGGAACTCGACGTGACCGCCGACCAACTTCGGGCGCTCGGCTACGAGCGAGACATCCACGGCGACGAACTCCGCCACGACGACCAGTTGGTCGAACTCAGGGTCCAGGACGTCGTCCTCTCGGACGGCGCAGCCGAGCACATGCTCAAGACCGCCGACTTCGTCGACGACCTGCTGGAACAGTACTACGGCCTCGAACCGTACTACGAGATGGACGAGCGCCAGGAACTGGTCGGCGAACTCGTCTTTGGGATGGCGCCCCACACCTCCGCCGCGGTGGTCGGGCGGATAATCGGCTTTACTTCCGCGGCCGTGGGATACGCACATCCTTATTTCCACGCCGCGAAGCGTCGCAACTGCTTCCATCCTGAGACGAAGGTCTGGTACGAGGACGAATCTGACGAGTGGCACTACGAGGAGATTCAGAAGTTGGTCGAGGAGCGATTGGAGGACCCGCGCGAGGACGACTTCGGCGCGCTGGTCGAAGAACTGGACGGTGACGTTCTGGTTCCCTCGATAGACGAGGACGGCGACAGAGTCCCGAAACCGGTCGAAGCCGTCTCGAAGCACCCTGCCCCAGACCACCTGTTGGAGATAGAGACACGGAGTGGCCGCGAACTGACGGTGACCCCCGACCACTCGATGCGACGGTGGGCGCCTGGTGGGGTGGAAGAGGTCGACGCGCGCGAACTCGATCCCGGCGACGAAATTCCGTCGCCGAAAAACGTCGAGTTTGCCGGCGAACGTACGGAAGTCGACCTCCTCGAAGAGTTCCTGTCGACCGACGCCATCCCGAATGACGACCTCGTCATTCGGGGTCTCGGTGCCGACCGAATTCGGAATCTCTTCGACTCGGCGACCGACGACGAAGGCTACTTGCAACCGGTCGCGGAGCGACTCGATAAGAGCAGTTCGTCGGTCTACAACTGGGTCGACCGCGACAGCGTTCCGGCATCCGTCTTCGTCACCCTCTTCGGAGAACGGGAAACCCTCGAGATGCTATCCGAGGACGTTTCTCTCGGCGTCCGCCGTGATACTGCATCCGTCAGCCGCATACTCGAAGTCGATCGAGACGTGGCGAAGGTTCTCGGCTACTACGCTGCCGAAGGGTTCACCCGCCGTGAAGCGGGCGAGTTCTACCAGACGACCATCTGCTCGCCCGACGACGAACCCCGGGACCACGTAGTCGAAACTCTCGAACGCGAACTGTCGGTGACTCCGTACGAAGAGAACGAGTGGAAGGTAACCACGTCGAGTCGGCTGGTTGCCGCACTCTTTAGTGATATCTTGGACGCTGGTGTGGTTGCGGAGACGAAGCGAATCCCCGACTGCGTTATGACCGCACCGAAACCGGTTCTGCGTGAGTTCCTTCGCGCGTACTTCAGTGGCGACGGAAGTGCGTCATCCGACAGAATCGATATCCGGGCGTACACCGTGAGCGACGAATTGAAGGAAGATCTCGTCGCCGCACTCAAGCGATTCGGTGTCGCCTGCAAGACGTACACCGAGACTCGTCGTCCGTCGACCGGAGCTGTCGCCGAATTCTACGGTGACGACCGGGTTCCGGAGTTCGAGTCGTGGGTCCTCAAGGTCACGTCGGAGAACGCCGCCAAGTTCGCCGACGCAATCGGATTCGACCTCGAAAGGAAGTCCGAGACGCTCGCGACTGCCCTCGAAACGACGCCAGTCCGCTCGCAGCGCCTCTTCGGGGACGGTGGCGACATCTGGCTTGACGAGGTCGCGTCGGTCGAGGTCGTCGAGAGCGACGTGGCGCACACTTACAGCCTCACCGTCGCGGACACCCACACGCTCGTTGCAAACGACCTCTTCGTCGGTCAGTGCGACGGCGACGAGGACTGCGTCATGCTCCTGATGGACGGCCTGCTCAACTTCAGCAAGGAGTTCCTCCCCGACAAGCGCGGGGGGCAGATGGACGCGCCGCTCGTGATGTCCTCGCGCATCGACCCCTCCGAAATCGACGACGAGGCCCACAACATGGACGTCGTCCGGGAGTACCCCCGGGAGTTCTACGAGGCGACCCTCCGGATGGAGGACCCCGACGACTGGGAGGACGAGGTGACCATCGCGGAGGCGAACCTGGGCACCGACCGCGAGTACACCGACTTCCACCACACCCACGACACCTCGAACCTCGCGCTCGGCCCGGACCTCTCGGCGTACAAGACCCTCGGGTCGATGATGGACAAGATGGACGCCCAACTCGAACTCGCCCGGAAGCTCCGGGCGGTCGACGAGACGGACGTCGCCGAGCGGGTCATCGAGTACCACTTCCTGCCCGACCTCATCGGCAACCTCCGGGCGTTCTCGCGACAGGAGACGCGGTGTCTCGACTGCGGCGAGAAGTACCGCCGGATGCCTCTGACCGGCGAGTGCCGGGAGTGCGGCGGCCGGGTCAACCTCACGGTCCACCAGGGGTCGGTGAACAAGTACATGGACACCGCGATTCAGGTGGCCGAGAAGTACGACTGCCGGGAGTACACCAAGCAGCGACTCGCGATCCTCGACCGCAACCTCGAATCGGTGTTCGAGAACGATAAGAACAAACAGAGCGGCATCGCCGACTTCATGTGA
- a CDS encoding PPC domain-containing DNA-binding protein translates to MNYREVSGDREFVARLGHGEDWRGEIESLADEEDVDAAWFVAMGAVSDATVWFYDQSELEYREVEFDEPLEVAACVGNLSWLDGERFAHTHAVLSRRSGQTLAGHLDSATVFAGELYVRSFEDELTRERDDSTELDLWL, encoded by the coding sequence ATGAACTACCGGGAGGTCTCCGGGGACCGTGAGTTCGTCGCACGGCTTGGTCACGGCGAGGACTGGCGCGGAGAAATCGAGTCGCTGGCGGACGAGGAGGACGTGGACGCGGCGTGGTTCGTCGCCATGGGGGCGGTGTCGGACGCGACCGTCTGGTTCTACGACCAGTCGGAACTGGAGTACCGCGAGGTCGAGTTCGACGAACCGCTCGAAGTCGCCGCCTGCGTCGGTAATCTCTCGTGGCTGGACGGCGAGCGGTTCGCCCACACCCACGCCGTCCTCTCGCGGCGGAGCGGCCAGACGCTCGCCGGTCACCTCGATTCCGCGACCGTCTTCGCCGGCGAACTGTACGTGCGAAGCTTCGAGGACGAACTGACCCGCGAGCGCGACGACTCGACCGAACTCGACCTGTGGCTGTAA
- a CDS encoding DUF7556 family protein — translation MVPDTATALDAVLADGNVMASVDDDGRTERLIIADTTADDAWLSVPTAGSTSLAEWR, via the coding sequence ATGGTCCCTGACACGGCCACCGCGCTCGACGCGGTCCTAGCGGACGGCAACGTCATGGCCTCGGTCGACGACGACGGTCGCACCGAGCGACTCATCATCGCCGACACCACCGCTGACGACGCGTGGCTCTCCGTACCGACCGCGGGAAGCACCTCCCTCGCCGAGTGGCGATAG